The proteins below are encoded in one region of Apium graveolens cultivar Ventura chromosome 4, ASM990537v1, whole genome shotgun sequence:
- the LOC141720413 gene encoding delta-aminolevulinic acid dehydratase, chloroplastic → MAATFVNLFAIKSFNSPRLADLQTGSVHPRSLINHNRRVLVVKASESKNEWPIKKTQMSDAECEAAVVAGNAPFAPPVPPLPASPSGTPVVSPLPLSRRPRRNRRSPVFRAAFQETSLTPANFVYPLFIHEGEEDTPIGAMPGCYRLGWRHGLVEEVARARDVGVNSIVLFPKVPDALKSPTGDEAYNDNGLVPRTIRLLKDKYPDLIIYTDVALDPYSSDGHDGIVREDGVIMNDETVHQLCKQAVSQARAGADVVSPSDMMDGRIGAIRSALDAEGFSHVSIMSYTAKYASSFYGPFREALDSNPRFGDKKTYQMNPGNYREALIETREDESEGADILLVKPGLPYLDIIRLLRDNSSLPIAAYQVSGEYSMIKAGGVLKMIDEEKVMLESLMCLHRAGADIILTYFALQAARSLCGEKR, encoded by the exons ATGGCAGCGACTTTTGTGAATCTGTTTGCAATCAAGTCCTTCAATTCTCCCCGATTGGCTGATTTACAAACCGGATCGGTTCATCCTCGATCATTAATTAATCACAACAGGCGAGTTTTAGTTGTGAAAGCGAGCGAAAGTAAAAATGAATGGCCAATTAAGAAGACGCAGATGAGTGATGCGGAGTGTGAAGCTGCTGTTGTTGCTGGTAATGCTCCTTTTGCTCCTCCTGTTCCTCCTCTTCCCGCTTCCCCTTCCGGGACTCCTGTTGTTTCTCCACTC CCTCTTAGCAGGCGTCCTCGTCGTAACCGTAGATCTCCTGTGTTTAGAGCTGCATTCCAGGAGACGAGTTTAACCCCTGCCAATTTTGTGTATCCTCTTTTCATTCATGAAG GTGAAGAGGATACACCAATTGGTGCCATGCCGGGATGTTATAGGCTAGGGTGGCGACATGGACTGGTGGAAGAG GTGGCAAGAGCTCGGGATGTAGGTGTTAATAGCATTGTGTTGTTCCCAAAAGTTCCAGATGCACTGAAG TCCCCAACAGGAGATGAAGCATACAATGATAATGGACTGGTTCCTAGAACCATACGGTTGTTAAAAGACAAATACCCTGATCTT ATCATCTACACTGATGTTGCATTAGATCCATATTCATCTGATGGGCATGACGGCATTGTCAGAGAGGATG GAGTTATCATGAATGATGAAACTGTACATCAATTGTGTAAACAGGCTGTTTCTCAG GCTCGAGCAGGAGCAGATGTTGTCAGTCCCAGTGACATGATGGATGGTCGTATTGGTGCCATTAGATCTGCACTTGATGCAGAAGGCTTTTCGCACGTGTCTATCATGTCCTATACTGCAAA GTATGCAAGCTCATTTTATGGTCCATTCCGAGAAGCACTAGATTCAAATCCTCGTTTTGGAGACAAAAAGAC TTATCAGATGAACCCAGGAAACTACAGAGAGGCACTCATTGAGACCCGTGAAGATGAATCTGAAGGAGCCGATATTCTACTA GTGAAACCGGGTCTACCCTATTTGGATATCATAAGACTTCTACGGGATAACTCGTCATTACCCATTGCAGCGTACCAA GTCTCAGGGGAATACTCTATGATCAAGGCTGGAGGTGTCctcaaaatgattgatgaagaaAAGGTTATGTTAGAGTCACTGATGTGTCTCCACCGGGCAGGTGCTGACATCATCCTTACATATTTTGCTTTACAAGCTGCCAGAAGCTTATGTGGTGAGAAAAGATGA